The proteins below come from a single Streptomyces spongiicola genomic window:
- a CDS encoding acylphosphatase, with the protein MHEHARMTAWVRGRVQGVGFRWFTRENALEIGGLRGFALNLDDGRVQIVAEGPRENCHRLLKWLRSSDTPGAVAGVTEIWGRPRGGYDGFAIR; encoded by the coding sequence ATGCATGAGCACGCACGGATGACCGCATGGGTGCGCGGCCGCGTACAGGGAGTCGGCTTCCGTTGGTTCACCAGGGAAAACGCCCTGGAGATCGGCGGCCTCCGCGGGTTCGCGCTGAACCTCGACGACGGCAGGGTGCAGATCGTGGCGGAGGGTCCGCGTGAGAATTGCCACCGTCTCCTGAAGTGGCTGCGGTCGTCCGACACGCCCGGTGCCGTTGCCGGTGTCACCGAGATCTGGGGCCGCCCGCGCGGCGGTTACGACGGATTCGCGATCCGCTGA
- a CDS encoding CAP domain-containing protein, with product MGRHRRKKRVPGPVRNGLLGIAAAAAVGAVAVAAGLLPGGGVLTAGDGETTAQQVREVAAGGKEAQGSPSPSPSPTGRSSAQPAPSPSKGLSSTSGKDSPSTAVPGTKPPATRTPAAKAPAEKPTAPAEKPAAAEAPAKKAPGSKAAAPEKAVTPGSGTAQGSGSTPEHRAAPAPAEPRPKAPSGETAAEAEVLALVNKERAKVGCAPVHPDASLARLAGRFSSDMAARNFFDHTDPEGDSPWDRAAQAGVSGLGAENIARGQADARTVMNAWMNSDGHRANILNCDYRTLGVGVSFAQGGPWWTQDFGF from the coding sequence ATGGGACGCCACCGCCGGAAGAAGCGGGTTCCCGGGCCCGTACGCAACGGGCTGCTCGGGATCGCCGCCGCTGCCGCGGTGGGCGCCGTGGCCGTCGCGGCCGGGCTGCTGCCGGGCGGCGGCGTGCTCACCGCGGGAGACGGCGAGACCACCGCCCAGCAGGTGCGTGAGGTGGCCGCCGGCGGCAAGGAGGCCCAGGGCAGCCCCTCCCCCTCCCCCTCCCCGACCGGGCGCTCCTCGGCCCAGCCGGCCCCCAGCCCGTCGAAGGGGCTGTCCTCGACCTCGGGGAAGGACTCGCCGTCGACCGCCGTGCCGGGCACGAAGCCGCCGGCGACGAGGACACCGGCGGCTAAGGCGCCCGCAGAGAAGCCGACGGCACCCGCAGAGAAGCCGGCGGCGGCCGAGGCACCCGCGAAGAAGGCACCCGGGTCGAAGGCGGCGGCGCCGGAGAAAGCCGTGACTCCCGGGAGCGGCACCGCGCAGGGCAGCGGCAGCACCCCCGAACACCGGGCCGCACCCGCCCCGGCCGAGCCCCGGCCCAAGGCGCCGTCCGGCGAGACCGCGGCGGAGGCCGAGGTCCTCGCCCTGGTCAACAAGGAACGCGCGAAGGTGGGCTGCGCCCCGGTGCACCCGGACGCGTCCCTGGCCCGCCTCGCCGGCAGGTTCAGCTCCGACATGGCGGCGCGGAACTTCTTCGACCACACCGACCCGGAGGGCGACAGCCCCTGGGACCGCGCCGCCCAGGCGGGCGTCAGCGGACTGGGGGCCGAGAACATCGCCCGCGGCCAGGCCGACGCGCGTACCGTCATGAACGCCTGGATGAACAGCGACGGTCACCGGGCGAACATCCTCAACTGCGACTACCGGACGCTGGGTGTGGGGGTCTCCTTCGCCCAGGGCGGCCCGTGGTGGACCCAGGACTTCGGCTTCTGA